The DNA window CAACATCGCCAACGCGGCGGGCGCTTATCTCGGCGGGGTCGTGGTAGGCGCCGGGCTCGGGTACCGCTCACCGTCGGCGCTGGGTGTCATCCTGGCCGGTGCCGGCATGGTGGTGCTCGGACTGGCGGTCCTCACCGCCCGCCGCGCCAAGAACGCTCAGCCCACATCCGGCGGCGTCGAGACCGACTTGGAGAGGTAGAGCGGTTCGCCGAGCCGCTCGAGCAGTTCGAGTTGCGTCTCGAGGTAGTCGATGTGGTGTTCCTCGTCCTTGAGGATCTCCTCGAAGAGCTTGGCGCTGGTGACGTCACCCTTGTCGCGGCACATCGCGATACCGGGCTTGAGGCGGTTGACCACCTCCACCTCGATCGCCAGATCCGACTCGAACTGTTCCTTGAGTGTCTGCCCGATCCGCAGCGGCAGCAGCTTCTGGTAGTTGGGGAGTCCTTCGAGGAAAAGGATTCGGTCGGTGAGGATCTCGGCGTGCGTCATCTCCTCGATGGATTCGGCACGGGTTTTGGACGCCAGTTCCGTCAGGCCCCAGTTGGCCTGCATCTTGGCGTGCAGAAAGTACTGGTTGATCGCGGTCAGTTCGCTGGTGAGCTGCTCGTTGAGCAGTGCAATGACCTCATCGTCTCCACGCATGACAGCCTCCGTTCGCCCAAGGGTGTAGCGAACGTAACACGACGAAAGCCTTCACGCCGAGTAACGCGTGAAGGGACGAAAACCGTTGTGCCGTATTGAGGTTAGGCTGCGCTAGTGGTGGACATCCTTTCGCCGAGGATCGCGTTCAGCTTGTCGATGCACGTCCCGCATCCCTCGCCCGCACCGCACCGCTCGCCGATGGCGTCGGCGGTGAAAGCGCCGTCATCGACGTGCTGATGGACCTCGTCAACGGTGACGGCGCGGCAAATGCAGACGAACATGAAACTCACCTCTGTGCTGGATTAGGACAGGATTACATAAACCCACCCGTTCGCACAAGGCTTGCCTTACCTACTCATGCCCGCCAAGTGGTCCCGTCGGTGGGCATCCGTAGTGTGAACTCCCGTGTCGCTCACGATTTCCACCATCAACGTCAACGGCATCCGCGCAGCGATGAAGCAGCGGTCGGAGGCCAACCGGGGATTGTCCGCCTGG is part of the Gordonia bronchialis DSM 43247 genome and encodes:
- the bfr gene encoding bacterioferritin; the encoded protein is MRGDDEVIALLNEQLTSELTAINQYFLHAKMQANWGLTELASKTRAESIEEMTHAEILTDRILFLEGLPNYQKLLPLRIGQTLKEQFESDLAIEVEVVNRLKPGIAMCRDKGDVTSAKLFEEILKDEEHHIDYLETQLELLERLGEPLYLSKSVSTPPDVG
- a CDS encoding (2Fe-2S)-binding protein, which translates into the protein MFVCICRAVTVDEVHQHVDDGAFTADAIGERCGAGEGCGTCIDKLNAILGERMSTTSAA